Proteins encoded in a region of the Anopheles aquasalis chromosome 2, idAnoAquaMG_Q_19, whole genome shotgun sequence genome:
- the LOC126580025 gene encoding catenin alpha isoform X4, whose amino-acid sequence METLSNFGQVALKWDPKNLEIRTMSVEKTLEPLVLQVTTLVSTKGPSKKKKGKSKRASALVAAVEKATDIFIERGEQIAYENPDITQEMLSAVEEVRKTGSAMSIAAREFSEDPCSSLKRGNMVRAARNLLSAVTRLLILADMVDVHLLLKSLHVVEDDLDKLRNASSQDELMNNMRQFGRNANELIKQAAKRQQELKDPQLRDDLAAARAVLKKHSTMLLTASKVYVRHPELDLAKVNRDHILKQVCEAVNTISDVAQGKSSQPQDVYVGAGELAAALDDFDEGIIMDPRAYNEVRSRPSLEERLESIISAAALMADADCTRDERRERIVGECNAVRQALQDLLSEYMSNMGTKDRTPELERAIGHMYRKTKDLRRQLRKAVVDHVSDSFLETNMPLLDLIEAARSGNEKVVRERADIFTKHAEKLVEVANLVCSMSNNEDGVKMVRYAADQIETLCPQVINAALILAARSNSKVAQENMEAYRLAWENQVRILTEAVDDITTIDDFLAVSENHILEDVNKCVLALQEGDALDLRNTAGAIQGRSARVCNVVEAEMDNYEPCIYTKRVLEAVKVLREQVMSKFAQRVDVAVDALSSNSPKDVDENDFIDASRLVYDGVREIRRAVLMNREAMRKMNEEDKQKIMQQVELFRREKLTFDSEVAKWDDTGNDIIYLAKHMCMIMMEMTDFTRGRGPLKTTMDVINAAKKISEAGTKLDKLTREIADQCPESSTKKDLLAYLQRIALYCHQIQITSKVKADVQNISGELIVSGVMLDSATSLIQAAKNLMNAVVYTVKYSYVASTKYTRQGTVSSPIVVWKMKAPEKKPLVRPEKPEEVRAKVRRASQKKTQNPVHALSEFQSPTDAV is encoded by the exons ATGGAAACGCTCTCTAACTTTGGCCAGGTGGCCCTCAAGTGGGATCCGAAAAACCTGGAAATCCGAACGATGTCGGTGGAGAAAACGCTGGaaccgctggtgctgcaagtGACGACGCTCGTCAGCACCAAGGGGccaagcaaaaagaaaaaag GAAAATCGAAGCGGGCCAGTGCGCTGGTGGCCGCGGTGGAAAAGGCGACCgacattttcatcgagcgGGGCGAGCAGATTGCCTACGAAAACCCCGACATTACACAGGAGATGCTGTCGGCCGTGGAGGAGGTCCGGAAGACGGGCTCAGCGATGAGCATCGCTGCTCGCGAGTTTTCCGAAGATCCGTGCAGCTCGCTGAAGCGCGGGAACATGGTGCGGGCTGCGCGGAACCTCCTCTCGGCCGTTACGAGGCTGCTCATTCTCGCCGATATGGTGGACGTGCACTTGCTGCTCAAATCGCTGCACGTCGTTGAGGACGATCTCGACAAGCTGCGCAACGCGTCGTCTCAGGACGAGCTCATGAACAATATGCGCCAGTTCGGTCGCAACGCCAATGAGCTGATCAAGCAGGCTGcgaagcgacagcaagagctgaagGATCCGCAACTGCGTGACGATCTGGCCGCGGCCCGGGCCGTCTTGAAGAAGCATTCCACCATGTTGCTAACGGCGTCGAAGGTGTACGTGCGCCATCCGGAACTCGATCTGGCCAAAGTCAATCGGGACCATATTCTGAAGCAGGTCTGCGAAGCCGTCAATACCATCAGTGATGTGGCGCAGGGTAAGTCTTCACAACCGCAGGATGTGTATGTTGGCGCGGGCGAGTTGGCCGCAGCCCTGGATGACTTTGACGAGGGCATCATCATGGATCCGCGCGCGTACAACGAAGTGCGCTCCAGACCTTCGCTTGAAGAGCGCCTCGAGAGCATCATTAGTGCGGCGGCCCTGATGGCCGATGCGGATTGCACCCGTGATGAGCGTCGTGAGCGCATTGTGGGCGAGTGTAATGCCGTACGACAGGCTCTGCAAGATCTGCTCTCCGAGTACATGTCCAAC ATGGGCACGAAGGATCGAACTCCGGAGTTGGAGCGCGCCATCGGCCACATGTACCGCAAGACGAAAGATCTTCGCCGGCAACTTCGCAAAGCCGTCGTTGATCACGTATCGGATTCGTTCCTCGAGACCAACATGCCCCTGCTGGATCTGATCGAAGCAGCCCGTAGTGGCAACGAGAAGGTCGTGCGCGAGCGTGCCGATATCTTCACCAAGCATGCCGAGAAACTGGTTGAGGTTGCCAACTTGGTGTGCAGTATGTCGAACAACGAAGATGGCGTGAAGATGGTGCGTTACGCCGCAGACCAGATTGAGACACTCTGCCCGCAGGTCATCAATGCGGCGCTCATTCTGGCTGCACGATCCAACTCAAAGGTGGCACAGGAGAACATGGAAGCGTACCGGTTGGCGTGGGAGAACCAGGTGCGCATCCTGACCGAAGCGGTCGATGATAttacgacgatcgacgacttCCTGGCCGTCTCGGAGAATCACATCCTCGAGGATGTGAACAAGTGTGTGCTGGCACTGCAAGAAGGTGACGCGCTCGATCTGCGCAACACCGCCGGTGCTATTCAAGGGCGTTCGGCCCGTGTCTGCAATGTGGTCGAAGCGGAGATGGACAACTACGAACCGTGTATCTACACAAAGCGTGTACTGGAGGCGGTCAAGGTTTTGCGTGAACAGGTCATGTCGAAGTTTGCGCAGCGCGTCGATGTGGCCGTCGATGCACTCTCGTCCAACTCACCGAAAGACGTGGACGAGAATGACTTCATCGATGCATCGCGTCTCGTTTACGATGGTGTAAGGGAGATCCGACGTGCCGTCCTCATGAACAGG GAAGCGATGCGAAAGATGAATGAGGAAGATAAGCAAAAGATCATGCAGCAAGTGGAGTTGTTCCGTCGCGAGAAGCTCACGTTCGATTCTGAGGTCGCCAAGTGGGATGACACTGGTAACGATATCATCTACCTGGCCAAACACATGTGCATGATCATGATGGAGATGACAGACTTTACACG TGGTCGTGGACCGCTTAAGACGACCATGGATGTGATCAACGCTGCAAAGAAAATCTCGGAAGCGGGCACCAAGCTGGACAAGCTGACACGCGAGATCGCCGACCAGTGTCCGGAGAGCTCGACCAAGAAGGATTTGCTAGCCTACCTGCAGCGTATAGCCCTGTACTGCCATCAGATTCAAATCACCTCGAAGGTGAAAGCTGATGTGCAGAACATTAGCGGTGAACTGATCGTGTCAGGGGTAATG CTGGACAGTGCAACCTCGCTGATACAGGCGGCTAAGAATCTAATGAACGCGGTCGTGTACACGGTGAAATACTCATACGTAGCCTCGACGAAGTACACTCGCCAGGGCACGGTCTCG TCACCGATCGTCGTATGGAAGATGAAAGCACCGGAAAAGAAACCGCTCGTGCGACCGGAAAAACCGGAAGAAGTGCGGGCTAAAGTTCGTCGCGCCTCTcagaagaaaacacaaaaccccgTACACGCGCTCTCCGAATTCCAAAGCCCAACCGATGCCGTTTAA
- the LOC126580025 gene encoding catenin alpha isoform X1, giving the protein METLSNFGQVALKWDPKNLEIRTMSVEKTLEPLVLQVTTLVSTKGPSKKKKGKSKRASALVAAVEKATDIFIERGEQIAYENPDITQEMLSAVEEVRKTGSAMSIAAREFSEDPCSSLKRGNMVRAARNLLSAVTRLLILADMVDVHLLLKSLHVVEDDLDKLRNASSQDELMNNMRQFGRNANELIKQAAKRQQELKDPQLRDDLAAARAVLKKHSTMLLTASKVYVRHPELDLAKVNRDHILKQVCEAVNTISDVAQGKSSQPQDVYVGAGELAAALDDFDEGIIMDPRAYNEVRSRPSLEERLESIISAAALMADADCTRDERRERIVGECNAVRQALQDLLSEYMSNMGTKDRTPELERAIGHMYRKTKDLRRQLRKAVVDHVSDSFLETNMPLLDLIEAARSGNEKVVRERADIFTKHAEKLVEVANLVCSMSNNEDGVKMVRYAADQIETLCPQVINAALILAARSNSKVAQENMEAYRLAWENQVRILTEAVDDITTIDDFLAVSENHILEDVNKCVLALQEGDALDLRNTAGAIQGRSARVCNVVEAEMDNYEPCIYTKRVLEAVKVLREQVMSKFAQRVDVAVDALSSNSPKDVDENDFIDASRLVYDGVREIRRAVLMNRSSDELDTDTEFEPVEDMTVETRSRSSAHTGDQTIDEYPEISGITTAREAMRKMNEEDKQKIMQQVELFRREKLTFDSEVAKWDDTGNDIIYLAKHMCMIMMEMTDFTRGRGPLKTTMDVINAAKKISEAGTKLDKLTREIADQCPESSTKKDLLAYLQRIALYCHQIQITSKVKADVQNISGELIVSGVMLDSATSLIQAAKNLMNAVVYTVKYSYVASTKYTRQGTVSSPIVVWKMKAPEKKPLVRPEKPEEVRAKVRRASQKKTQNPVHALSEFQSPTDAV; this is encoded by the exons ATGGAAACGCTCTCTAACTTTGGCCAGGTGGCCCTCAAGTGGGATCCGAAAAACCTGGAAATCCGAACGATGTCGGTGGAGAAAACGCTGGaaccgctggtgctgcaagtGACGACGCTCGTCAGCACCAAGGGGccaagcaaaaagaaaaaag GAAAATCGAAGCGGGCCAGTGCGCTGGTGGCCGCGGTGGAAAAGGCGACCgacattttcatcgagcgGGGCGAGCAGATTGCCTACGAAAACCCCGACATTACACAGGAGATGCTGTCGGCCGTGGAGGAGGTCCGGAAGACGGGCTCAGCGATGAGCATCGCTGCTCGCGAGTTTTCCGAAGATCCGTGCAGCTCGCTGAAGCGCGGGAACATGGTGCGGGCTGCGCGGAACCTCCTCTCGGCCGTTACGAGGCTGCTCATTCTCGCCGATATGGTGGACGTGCACTTGCTGCTCAAATCGCTGCACGTCGTTGAGGACGATCTCGACAAGCTGCGCAACGCGTCGTCTCAGGACGAGCTCATGAACAATATGCGCCAGTTCGGTCGCAACGCCAATGAGCTGATCAAGCAGGCTGcgaagcgacagcaagagctgaagGATCCGCAACTGCGTGACGATCTGGCCGCGGCCCGGGCCGTCTTGAAGAAGCATTCCACCATGTTGCTAACGGCGTCGAAGGTGTACGTGCGCCATCCGGAACTCGATCTGGCCAAAGTCAATCGGGACCATATTCTGAAGCAGGTCTGCGAAGCCGTCAATACCATCAGTGATGTGGCGCAGGGTAAGTCTTCACAACCGCAGGATGTGTATGTTGGCGCGGGCGAGTTGGCCGCAGCCCTGGATGACTTTGACGAGGGCATCATCATGGATCCGCGCGCGTACAACGAAGTGCGCTCCAGACCTTCGCTTGAAGAGCGCCTCGAGAGCATCATTAGTGCGGCGGCCCTGATGGCCGATGCGGATTGCACCCGTGATGAGCGTCGTGAGCGCATTGTGGGCGAGTGTAATGCCGTACGACAGGCTCTGCAAGATCTGCTCTCCGAGTACATGTCCAAC ATGGGCACGAAGGATCGAACTCCGGAGTTGGAGCGCGCCATCGGCCACATGTACCGCAAGACGAAAGATCTTCGCCGGCAACTTCGCAAAGCCGTCGTTGATCACGTATCGGATTCGTTCCTCGAGACCAACATGCCCCTGCTGGATCTGATCGAAGCAGCCCGTAGTGGCAACGAGAAGGTCGTGCGCGAGCGTGCCGATATCTTCACCAAGCATGCCGAGAAACTGGTTGAGGTTGCCAACTTGGTGTGCAGTATGTCGAACAACGAAGATGGCGTGAAGATGGTGCGTTACGCCGCAGACCAGATTGAGACACTCTGCCCGCAGGTCATCAATGCGGCGCTCATTCTGGCTGCACGATCCAACTCAAAGGTGGCACAGGAGAACATGGAAGCGTACCGGTTGGCGTGGGAGAACCAGGTGCGCATCCTGACCGAAGCGGTCGATGATAttacgacgatcgacgacttCCTGGCCGTCTCGGAGAATCACATCCTCGAGGATGTGAACAAGTGTGTGCTGGCACTGCAAGAAGGTGACGCGCTCGATCTGCGCAACACCGCCGGTGCTATTCAAGGGCGTTCGGCCCGTGTCTGCAATGTGGTCGAAGCGGAGATGGACAACTACGAACCGTGTATCTACACAAAGCGTGTACTGGAGGCGGTCAAGGTTTTGCGTGAACAGGTCATGTCGAAGTTTGCGCAGCGCGTCGATGTGGCCGTCGATGCACTCTCGTCCAACTCACCGAAAGACGTGGACGAGAATGACTTCATCGATGCATCGCGTCTCGTTTACGATGGTGTAAGGGAGATCCGACGTGCCGTCCTCATGAACAGG AGCTCCGATGAATTGGATACCGATACGGAGTTTGAACCAGTCGAGGATATGACCGTCGAAACTCGTAGTAGAT CGAGCGCTCATACCGGGGATCAAACCATTGACGAGTATCCTGAGATTAGTGGCATCACAACTGCTAGA GAAGCGATGCGAAAGATGAATGAGGAAGATAAGCAAAAGATCATGCAGCAAGTGGAGTTGTTCCGTCGCGAGAAGCTCACGTTCGATTCTGAGGTCGCCAAGTGGGATGACACTGGTAACGATATCATCTACCTGGCCAAACACATGTGCATGATCATGATGGAGATGACAGACTTTACACG TGGTCGTGGACCGCTTAAGACGACCATGGATGTGATCAACGCTGCAAAGAAAATCTCGGAAGCGGGCACCAAGCTGGACAAGCTGACACGCGAGATCGCCGACCAGTGTCCGGAGAGCTCGACCAAGAAGGATTTGCTAGCCTACCTGCAGCGTATAGCCCTGTACTGCCATCAGATTCAAATCACCTCGAAGGTGAAAGCTGATGTGCAGAACATTAGCGGTGAACTGATCGTGTCAGGGGTAATG CTGGACAGTGCAACCTCGCTGATACAGGCGGCTAAGAATCTAATGAACGCGGTCGTGTACACGGTGAAATACTCATACGTAGCCTCGACGAAGTACACTCGCCAGGGCACGGTCTCG TCACCGATCGTCGTATGGAAGATGAAAGCACCGGAAAAGAAACCGCTCGTGCGACCGGAAAAACCGGAAGAAGTGCGGGCTAAAGTTCGTCGCGCCTCTcagaagaaaacacaaaaccccgTACACGCGCTCTCCGAATTCCAAAGCCCAACCGATGCCGTTTAA
- the LOC126580025 gene encoding catenin alpha isoform X2 has product METLSNFGQVALKWDPKNLEIRTMSVEKTLEPLVLQVTTLVSTKGPSKKKKGKSKRASALVAAVEKATDIFIERGEQIAYENPDITQEMLSAVEEVRKTGSAMSIAAREFSEDPCSSLKRGNMVRAARNLLSAVTRLLILADMVDVHLLLKSLHVVEDDLDKLRNASSQDELMNNMRQFGRNANELIKQAAKRQQELKDPQLRDDLAAARAVLKKHSTMLLTASKVYVRHPELDLAKVNRDHILKQVCEAVNTISDVAQGKSSQPQDVYVGAGELAAALDDFDEGIIMDPRAYNEVRSRPSLEERLESIISAAALMADADCTRDERRERIVGECNAVRQALQDLLSEYMSNMGTKDRTPELERAIGHMYRKTKDLRRQLRKAVVDHVSDSFLETNMPLLDLIEAARSGNEKVVRERADIFTKHAEKLVEVANLVCSMSNNEDGVKMVRYAADQIETLCPQVINAALILAARSNSKVAQENMEAYRLAWENQVRILTEAVDDITTIDDFLAVSENHILEDVNKCVLALQEGDALDLRNTAGAIQGRSARVCNVVEAEMDNYEPCIYTKRVLEAVKVLREQVMSKFAQRVDVAVDALSSNSPKDVDENDFIDASRLVYDGVREIRRAVLMNRSSDELDTDTEFEPVEDMTVETRSRSSAHTGDQTIDEYPEISGITTAREAMRKMNEEDKQKIMQQVELFRREKLTFDSEVAKWDDTGNDIIYLAKHMCMIMMEMTDFTRGRGPLKTTMDVINAAKKISEAGTKLDKLTREIADQCPESSTKKDLLAYLQRIALYCHQIQITSKVKADVQNISGELIVSGLDSATSLIQAAKNLMNAVVYTVKYSYVASTKYTRQGTVSSPIVVWKMKAPEKKPLVRPEKPEEVRAKVRRASQKKTQNPVHALSEFQSPTDAV; this is encoded by the exons ATGGAAACGCTCTCTAACTTTGGCCAGGTGGCCCTCAAGTGGGATCCGAAAAACCTGGAAATCCGAACGATGTCGGTGGAGAAAACGCTGGaaccgctggtgctgcaagtGACGACGCTCGTCAGCACCAAGGGGccaagcaaaaagaaaaaag GAAAATCGAAGCGGGCCAGTGCGCTGGTGGCCGCGGTGGAAAAGGCGACCgacattttcatcgagcgGGGCGAGCAGATTGCCTACGAAAACCCCGACATTACACAGGAGATGCTGTCGGCCGTGGAGGAGGTCCGGAAGACGGGCTCAGCGATGAGCATCGCTGCTCGCGAGTTTTCCGAAGATCCGTGCAGCTCGCTGAAGCGCGGGAACATGGTGCGGGCTGCGCGGAACCTCCTCTCGGCCGTTACGAGGCTGCTCATTCTCGCCGATATGGTGGACGTGCACTTGCTGCTCAAATCGCTGCACGTCGTTGAGGACGATCTCGACAAGCTGCGCAACGCGTCGTCTCAGGACGAGCTCATGAACAATATGCGCCAGTTCGGTCGCAACGCCAATGAGCTGATCAAGCAGGCTGcgaagcgacagcaagagctgaagGATCCGCAACTGCGTGACGATCTGGCCGCGGCCCGGGCCGTCTTGAAGAAGCATTCCACCATGTTGCTAACGGCGTCGAAGGTGTACGTGCGCCATCCGGAACTCGATCTGGCCAAAGTCAATCGGGACCATATTCTGAAGCAGGTCTGCGAAGCCGTCAATACCATCAGTGATGTGGCGCAGGGTAAGTCTTCACAACCGCAGGATGTGTATGTTGGCGCGGGCGAGTTGGCCGCAGCCCTGGATGACTTTGACGAGGGCATCATCATGGATCCGCGCGCGTACAACGAAGTGCGCTCCAGACCTTCGCTTGAAGAGCGCCTCGAGAGCATCATTAGTGCGGCGGCCCTGATGGCCGATGCGGATTGCACCCGTGATGAGCGTCGTGAGCGCATTGTGGGCGAGTGTAATGCCGTACGACAGGCTCTGCAAGATCTGCTCTCCGAGTACATGTCCAAC ATGGGCACGAAGGATCGAACTCCGGAGTTGGAGCGCGCCATCGGCCACATGTACCGCAAGACGAAAGATCTTCGCCGGCAACTTCGCAAAGCCGTCGTTGATCACGTATCGGATTCGTTCCTCGAGACCAACATGCCCCTGCTGGATCTGATCGAAGCAGCCCGTAGTGGCAACGAGAAGGTCGTGCGCGAGCGTGCCGATATCTTCACCAAGCATGCCGAGAAACTGGTTGAGGTTGCCAACTTGGTGTGCAGTATGTCGAACAACGAAGATGGCGTGAAGATGGTGCGTTACGCCGCAGACCAGATTGAGACACTCTGCCCGCAGGTCATCAATGCGGCGCTCATTCTGGCTGCACGATCCAACTCAAAGGTGGCACAGGAGAACATGGAAGCGTACCGGTTGGCGTGGGAGAACCAGGTGCGCATCCTGACCGAAGCGGTCGATGATAttacgacgatcgacgacttCCTGGCCGTCTCGGAGAATCACATCCTCGAGGATGTGAACAAGTGTGTGCTGGCACTGCAAGAAGGTGACGCGCTCGATCTGCGCAACACCGCCGGTGCTATTCAAGGGCGTTCGGCCCGTGTCTGCAATGTGGTCGAAGCGGAGATGGACAACTACGAACCGTGTATCTACACAAAGCGTGTACTGGAGGCGGTCAAGGTTTTGCGTGAACAGGTCATGTCGAAGTTTGCGCAGCGCGTCGATGTGGCCGTCGATGCACTCTCGTCCAACTCACCGAAAGACGTGGACGAGAATGACTTCATCGATGCATCGCGTCTCGTTTACGATGGTGTAAGGGAGATCCGACGTGCCGTCCTCATGAACAGG AGCTCCGATGAATTGGATACCGATACGGAGTTTGAACCAGTCGAGGATATGACCGTCGAAACTCGTAGTAGAT CGAGCGCTCATACCGGGGATCAAACCATTGACGAGTATCCTGAGATTAGTGGCATCACAACTGCTAGA GAAGCGATGCGAAAGATGAATGAGGAAGATAAGCAAAAGATCATGCAGCAAGTGGAGTTGTTCCGTCGCGAGAAGCTCACGTTCGATTCTGAGGTCGCCAAGTGGGATGACACTGGTAACGATATCATCTACCTGGCCAAACACATGTGCATGATCATGATGGAGATGACAGACTTTACACG TGGTCGTGGACCGCTTAAGACGACCATGGATGTGATCAACGCTGCAAAGAAAATCTCGGAAGCGGGCACCAAGCTGGACAAGCTGACACGCGAGATCGCCGACCAGTGTCCGGAGAGCTCGACCAAGAAGGATTTGCTAGCCTACCTGCAGCGTATAGCCCTGTACTGCCATCAGATTCAAATCACCTCGAAGGTGAAAGCTGATGTGCAGAACATTAGCGGTGAACTGATCGTGTCAGGG CTGGACAGTGCAACCTCGCTGATACAGGCGGCTAAGAATCTAATGAACGCGGTCGTGTACACGGTGAAATACTCATACGTAGCCTCGACGAAGTACACTCGCCAGGGCACGGTCTCG TCACCGATCGTCGTATGGAAGATGAAAGCACCGGAAAAGAAACCGCTCGTGCGACCGGAAAAACCGGAAGAAGTGCGGGCTAAAGTTCGTCGCGCCTCTcagaagaaaacacaaaaccccgTACACGCGCTCTCCGAATTCCAAAGCCCAACCGATGCCGTTTAA
- the LOC126580025 gene encoding catenin alpha isoform X3, with product METLSNFGQVALKWDPKNLEIRTMSVEKTLEPLVLQVTTLVSTKGPSKKKKGKSKRASALVAAVEKATDIFIERGEQIAYENPDITQEMLSAVEEVRKTGSAMSIAAREFSEDPCSSLKRGNMVRAARNLLSAVTRLLILADMVDVHLLLKSLHVVEDDLDKLRNASSQDELMNNMRQFGRNANELIKQAAKRQQELKDPQLRDDLAAARAVLKKHSTMLLTASKVYVRHPELDLAKVNRDHILKQVCEAVNTISDVAQGKSSQPQDVYVGAGELAAALDDFDEGIIMDPRAYNEVRSRPSLEERLESIISAAALMADADCTRDERRERIVGECNAVRQALQDLLSEYMSNMGTKDRTPELERAIGHMYRKTKDLRRQLRKAVVDHVSDSFLETNMPLLDLIEAARSGNEKVVRERADIFTKHAEKLVEVANLVCSMSNNEDGVKMVRYAADQIETLCPQVINAALILAARSNSKVAQENMEAYRLAWENQVRILTEAVDDITTIDDFLAVSENHILEDVNKCVLALQEGDALDLRNTAGAIQGRSARVCNVVEAEMDNYEPCIYTKRVLEAVKVLREQVMSKFAQRVDVAVDALSSNSPKDVDENDFIDASRLVYDGVREIRRAVLMNRDEEDLDPEDIEDEQYTLETRSKSSAHTGDQTIDEYPEISGITTAREAMRKMNEEDKQKIMQQVELFRREKLTFDSEVAKWDDTGNDIIYLAKHMCMIMMEMTDFTRGRGPLKTTMDVINAAKKISEAGTKLDKLTREIADQCPESSTKKDLLAYLQRIALYCHQIQITSKVKADVQNISGELIVSGLDSATSLIQAAKNLMNAVVYTVKYSYVASTKYTRQGTVSSPIVVWKMKAPEKKPLVRPEKPEEVRAKVRRASQKKTQNPVHALSEFQSPTDAV from the exons ATGGAAACGCTCTCTAACTTTGGCCAGGTGGCCCTCAAGTGGGATCCGAAAAACCTGGAAATCCGAACGATGTCGGTGGAGAAAACGCTGGaaccgctggtgctgcaagtGACGACGCTCGTCAGCACCAAGGGGccaagcaaaaagaaaaaag GAAAATCGAAGCGGGCCAGTGCGCTGGTGGCCGCGGTGGAAAAGGCGACCgacattttcatcgagcgGGGCGAGCAGATTGCCTACGAAAACCCCGACATTACACAGGAGATGCTGTCGGCCGTGGAGGAGGTCCGGAAGACGGGCTCAGCGATGAGCATCGCTGCTCGCGAGTTTTCCGAAGATCCGTGCAGCTCGCTGAAGCGCGGGAACATGGTGCGGGCTGCGCGGAACCTCCTCTCGGCCGTTACGAGGCTGCTCATTCTCGCCGATATGGTGGACGTGCACTTGCTGCTCAAATCGCTGCACGTCGTTGAGGACGATCTCGACAAGCTGCGCAACGCGTCGTCTCAGGACGAGCTCATGAACAATATGCGCCAGTTCGGTCGCAACGCCAATGAGCTGATCAAGCAGGCTGcgaagcgacagcaagagctgaagGATCCGCAACTGCGTGACGATCTGGCCGCGGCCCGGGCCGTCTTGAAGAAGCATTCCACCATGTTGCTAACGGCGTCGAAGGTGTACGTGCGCCATCCGGAACTCGATCTGGCCAAAGTCAATCGGGACCATATTCTGAAGCAGGTCTGCGAAGCCGTCAATACCATCAGTGATGTGGCGCAGGGTAAGTCTTCACAACCGCAGGATGTGTATGTTGGCGCGGGCGAGTTGGCCGCAGCCCTGGATGACTTTGACGAGGGCATCATCATGGATCCGCGCGCGTACAACGAAGTGCGCTCCAGACCTTCGCTTGAAGAGCGCCTCGAGAGCATCATTAGTGCGGCGGCCCTGATGGCCGATGCGGATTGCACCCGTGATGAGCGTCGTGAGCGCATTGTGGGCGAGTGTAATGCCGTACGACAGGCTCTGCAAGATCTGCTCTCCGAGTACATGTCCAAC ATGGGCACGAAGGATCGAACTCCGGAGTTGGAGCGCGCCATCGGCCACATGTACCGCAAGACGAAAGATCTTCGCCGGCAACTTCGCAAAGCCGTCGTTGATCACGTATCGGATTCGTTCCTCGAGACCAACATGCCCCTGCTGGATCTGATCGAAGCAGCCCGTAGTGGCAACGAGAAGGTCGTGCGCGAGCGTGCCGATATCTTCACCAAGCATGCCGAGAAACTGGTTGAGGTTGCCAACTTGGTGTGCAGTATGTCGAACAACGAAGATGGCGTGAAGATGGTGCGTTACGCCGCAGACCAGATTGAGACACTCTGCCCGCAGGTCATCAATGCGGCGCTCATTCTGGCTGCACGATCCAACTCAAAGGTGGCACAGGAGAACATGGAAGCGTACCGGTTGGCGTGGGAGAACCAGGTGCGCATCCTGACCGAAGCGGTCGATGATAttacgacgatcgacgacttCCTGGCCGTCTCGGAGAATCACATCCTCGAGGATGTGAACAAGTGTGTGCTGGCACTGCAAGAAGGTGACGCGCTCGATCTGCGCAACACCGCCGGTGCTATTCAAGGGCGTTCGGCCCGTGTCTGCAATGTGGTCGAAGCGGAGATGGACAACTACGAACCGTGTATCTACACAAAGCGTGTACTGGAGGCGGTCAAGGTTTTGCGTGAACAGGTCATGTCGAAGTTTGCGCAGCGCGTCGATGTGGCCGTCGATGCACTCTCGTCCAACTCACCGAAAGACGTGGACGAGAATGACTTCATCGATGCATCGCGTCTCGTTTACGATGGTGTAAGGGAGATCCGACGTGCCGTCCTCATGAACAGG GACGAAGAAGATTTGGATCCGGAAGACATAGAGGATGAACAGTATACCCTAGAAACGAGAAGCAAAT CGAGCGCTCATACCGGGGATCAAACCATTGACGAGTATCCTGAGATTAGTGGCATCACAACTGCTAGA GAAGCGATGCGAAAGATGAATGAGGAAGATAAGCAAAAGATCATGCAGCAAGTGGAGTTGTTCCGTCGCGAGAAGCTCACGTTCGATTCTGAGGTCGCCAAGTGGGATGACACTGGTAACGATATCATCTACCTGGCCAAACACATGTGCATGATCATGATGGAGATGACAGACTTTACACG TGGTCGTGGACCGCTTAAGACGACCATGGATGTGATCAACGCTGCAAAGAAAATCTCGGAAGCGGGCACCAAGCTGGACAAGCTGACACGCGAGATCGCCGACCAGTGTCCGGAGAGCTCGACCAAGAAGGATTTGCTAGCCTACCTGCAGCGTATAGCCCTGTACTGCCATCAGATTCAAATCACCTCGAAGGTGAAAGCTGATGTGCAGAACATTAGCGGTGAACTGATCGTGTCAGGG CTGGACAGTGCAACCTCGCTGATACAGGCGGCTAAGAATCTAATGAACGCGGTCGTGTACACGGTGAAATACTCATACGTAGCCTCGACGAAGTACACTCGCCAGGGCACGGTCTCG TCACCGATCGTCGTATGGAAGATGAAAGCACCGGAAAAGAAACCGCTCGTGCGACCGGAAAAACCGGAAGAAGTGCGGGCTAAAGTTCGTCGCGCCTCTcagaagaaaacacaaaaccccgTACACGCGCTCTCCGAATTCCAAAGCCCAACCGATGCCGTTTAA